The following proteins come from a genomic window of Hoplias malabaricus isolate fHopMal1 chromosome 15, fHopMal1.hap1, whole genome shotgun sequence:
- the tmsb gene encoding thymosin beta: MADKPNMMEVTSFDKTKLKKTETREKNPLPTKETIEQERRESM; encoded by the exons ATGGCTGACAAACCCAACATGATGGAAGTCACCAGTTTTGACAAAACAAAGCTAAAGAAGACTGAGACCCGGGAGAAGAACCCATTACCAACTAAAGAAA CTATCGAGCAAGAAAGGAGAGAATCCATGTGA